A genomic stretch from Bacillus sp. N1-1 includes:
- a CDS encoding glycosyltransferase, producing MEKKLKILFITRDFSKNIEKSSYYLSRELSRQTDLALWHTRGHIQGILSQLSQEPDFILLNDFKPDYCPEIKGLRSSAVPYGIIMHDLHYKVSQRKRFIVKENIQHIFSICRDSFLSWYPEFVDRMVWFPFHVPEDIFRDYGENKIYNFLMMGAMDQRYYPLRVKMAEEMKDEKGFVHLKHPGYGVIDDGKVLTGEIYAREINRAKLFLTCDSSLKFPLLKYFEVLACKTLLLAPSNQELQDLGFKDGENFVSINEYNFKEKAIYYLDNELETQRIVNNGCDMVHKNHSTEKRVKQLITTVKEIINHR from the coding sequence ATGGAAAAAAAACTGAAAATATTATTTATTACGAGAGATTTTTCTAAGAATATTGAAAAAAGCAGTTATTATTTATCACGCGAATTAAGTAGACAAACTGATTTAGCACTTTGGCATACAAGAGGGCACATACAGGGCATTCTTTCACAATTATCACAGGAACCTGATTTTATACTGTTAAATGACTTCAAGCCAGATTACTGTCCAGAAATTAAAGGTCTTAGAAGCTCAGCTGTGCCATATGGAATAATTATGCATGACCTGCATTATAAAGTGTCACAAAGAAAGAGGTTTATTGTAAAAGAAAATATTCAACACATTTTTTCCATTTGCAGAGATTCATTTCTAAGCTGGTATCCTGAGTTTGTTGACAGAATGGTATGGTTTCCTTTTCATGTACCAGAAGATATTTTCAGAGATTATGGTGAAAACAAAATTTATAATTTTTTAATGATGGGGGCAATGGACCAAAGGTATTATCCATTAAGGGTAAAGATGGCAGAAGAAATGAAGGATGAGAAAGGGTTTGTTCATCTCAAACATCCAGGGTATGGAGTTATAGATGACGGTAAGGTCTTAACAGGAGAGATTTATGCAAGAGAAATAAATCGTGCTAAACTATTTCTCACATGTGATAGTTCTTTAAAATTTCCTTTATTAAAATATTTTGAAGTATTAGCTTGTAAAACTTTATTACTTGCACCATCAAACCAAGAACTTCAAGATCTTGGCTTTAAGGATGGAGAAAACTTTGTATCAATTAATGAGTACAACTTTAAAGAAAAGGCGATTTACTATTTGGATAATGAACTAGAAACCCAGAGAATTGTAAATAATGGATGCGATATGGTTCATAAAAATCACTCTACAGAAAAAAGAGTGAAACAATTGATCACAACTGTGAAGGAAATCATTAACCATAGGTAG
- a CDS encoding Gfo/Idh/MocA family oxidoreductase produces the protein MKVGVIGTGKMGENHLRMYSTLINSCQPIGVYDIDYNKALEIAAKYNLKAYRKLSDLLNNVNAVSITTPTQTHFDIGVECIKHNVHVLVEKPITTSLEQANELIQLAHDSGVILQVGHIEVFNPVVKELEKILSNEKIVAVDVHRLSQLDNRTTSWDVVYDLMIHDIYILQHLLNKDIQQIFALGQTYNNVIKHAIGLLEFEGGIITQLTSSHVTEDRVRSMRIITTKAFIKVDFLEKKIEISRSPKFCSDQLNSYYNQQSLVEIISIPNGNALRLELQEFIDSISTNREPKVTGEDGLKALKVADKISRLILNSDPKFKK, from the coding sequence ATGAAAGTTGGTGTAATTGGGACAGGGAAAATGGGTGAAAACCATTTAAGAATGTATTCAACTTTAATAAATTCCTGTCAGCCGATAGGAGTTTACGATATAGATTACAATAAAGCGCTTGAAATTGCTGCCAAATATAACTTGAAAGCGTATCGAAAACTGAGTGACTTATTAAATAATGTAAATGCGGTTAGTATTACCACGCCTACTCAAACTCATTTTGACATTGGTGTCGAGTGTATAAAGCATAATGTACACGTTTTAGTCGAAAAGCCTATCACGACATCTCTTGAGCAAGCAAATGAATTAATTCAACTAGCGCATGATTCTGGAGTTATTCTTCAGGTAGGTCATATTGAGGTTTTTAATCCGGTAGTAAAAGAGCTGGAAAAAATACTTTCCAATGAAAAAATAGTAGCCGTTGATGTACACAGATTGAGCCAATTAGATAATCGCACGACTAGTTGGGACGTAGTCTATGATTTGATGATTCATGATATATACATTCTTCAACATCTTTTAAATAAAGATATTCAACAGATTTTTGCTTTAGGTCAAACATATAATAATGTAATCAAGCATGCTATCGGACTCCTGGAGTTTGAGGGCGGAATTATCACACAGTTAACTTCAAGTCATGTTACAGAAGATAGAGTTAGATCGATGCGAATAATAACAACCAAAGCATTTATTAAGGTAGATTTCTTAGAGAAAAAAATAGAGATTTCTCGTTCTCCGAAATTTTGTTCAGATCAATTGAATTCTTATTATAATCAACAAAGTCTGGTAGAAATCATATCAATTCCAAACGGCAATGCGCTTAGATTAGAATTACAGGAATTCATTGATTCAATCTCAACTAATAGAGAACCAAAAGTAACCGGAGAAGACGGACTCAAAGCTCTAAAAGTAGCGGACAAGATTAGTCGATTAATTCTAAATAGCGACCCAAAATTCAAAAAATAA
- a CDS encoding DapH/DapD/GlmU-related protein: protein MIDDSVYIDTSCKLGRNIVIEKDVKIGSNVSIGHNTVILENTIISNNVQIGCNNVVGCQPSKNTRIINDVKNQGALIIKKGSIIGNGVVLYAGTRIGEDVFIGDQASIRENSDIGNSTVIGRCAKIECRTTIGSLCIIQTGAYITADMVLEDNVFIGPEVSTSNDKHMRRSLTPLKGPYLKNGASVGNNATLLPGIVIGKDSVIGAGSVVTKDVPDSTVFIGNPAKEINSIKGRGKK, encoded by the coding sequence ATGATTGATGATTCGGTTTATATTGATACAAGCTGCAAGCTAGGAAGAAATATTGTAATTGAGAAAGACGTTAAAATAGGAAGTAATGTAAGTATAGGCCATAATACAGTGATTTTGGAAAATACAATAATTAGTAACAATGTGCAAATTGGTTGTAATAATGTGGTGGGTTGTCAACCTAGTAAGAACACTAGAATTATAAATGATGTCAAAAATCAAGGTGCACTAATAATTAAGAAAGGAAGTATTATTGGAAATGGCGTTGTACTATATGCTGGAACGAGAATAGGTGAAGATGTTTTCATTGGTGATCAAGCAAGCATCAGAGAGAATAGTGATATAGGAAATTCTACCGTTATTGGAAGATGTGCCAAAATTGAATGTAGAACAACTATCGGATCTTTATGTATTATTCAAACTGGAGCATATATTACTGCTGATATGGTTCTTGAAGATAATGTGTTTATTGGCCCTGAAGTGTCAACATCAAATGATAAACACATGAGACGTTCATTAACACCTCTAAAAGGTCCTTATTTAAAAAATGGAGCTAGTGTAGGGAATAATGCTACATTGCTTCCTGGAATAGTGATTGGAAAGGATTCGGTTATTGGTGCAGGTTCTGTTGTTACAAAAGATGTTCCGGATTCGACTGTTTTTATAGGTAATCCAGCTAAAGAAATTAATTCTATAAAAGGAAGAGGGAAGAAATGA
- a CDS encoding DegT/DnrJ/EryC1/StrS family aminotransferase yields the protein MTIPLIDLLSQYRSLESEIDGAIKRVLESGVYINGVETKSFCSEISDYTGADFAIPTANGTDSLILSMQALNIGVGDEVITSPYSFFASAEAIARVGATPVFADIDLLTYNLCPEKVEKKITDKTKAVIPVHIFGQPADMDAFITMGKKHNLFIIEDACQALGARYKNQQAGTIGVAGCISFFPTKNLGGYGDGGLVLTNNEELAHNVQLLASHGSSEKYYHEVIGYNSRLDEIQAAILRIKLKKLNEWNQKRREKAMIYSTAFNTLEITTPFTNEYVQHVFHLYIIQSKNSKKISDFLLERGIATGHYYPCPLHLQKAFRSLGYKNGDLPVAENLANHSLALPLFPELTNNQQQYIISCIQDFGRLKSRLSK from the coding sequence ATGACAATCCCTTTGATCGATCTTTTATCACAATATCGTTCGTTAGAAAGTGAGATAGACGGAGCAATAAAAAGAGTTTTAGAGAGTGGAGTATATATAAATGGCGTGGAAACAAAGTCGTTTTGCTCAGAAATCTCTGACTATACAGGTGCGGATTTTGCAATTCCGACCGCAAATGGAACTGATTCTTTAATTCTTTCAATGCAAGCCTTAAACATAGGTGTCGGGGATGAAGTGATTACATCCCCCTATTCTTTTTTTGCAAGTGCCGAAGCAATTGCTCGAGTAGGTGCAACTCCAGTTTTTGCAGATATAGACCTGCTAACATACAATTTGTGCCCTGAAAAGGTCGAGAAAAAAATAACAGACAAAACGAAGGCAGTCATTCCAGTTCATATTTTTGGTCAACCCGCAGATATGGACGCATTTATTACGATGGGGAAAAAACACAATTTATTTATTATTGAAGATGCTTGTCAAGCATTAGGTGCTCGATATAAGAATCAGCAGGCAGGAACGATTGGAGTGGCAGGTTGTATTTCTTTTTTTCCTACTAAAAATCTTGGTGGTTATGGTGATGGGGGGCTGGTTCTTACTAATAATGAAGAACTTGCACACAATGTTCAATTACTTGCATCACATGGATCTTCTGAAAAATATTATCATGAAGTAATTGGTTATAATAGCAGATTAGATGAGATACAAGCTGCTATCCTAAGAATTAAACTAAAAAAATTAAATGAGTGGAATCAAAAGAGAAGAGAAAAAGCAATGATTTACTCCACTGCATTTAACACTTTAGAAATCACAACACCTTTTACTAATGAATACGTACAGCATGTTTTTCATTTATATATTATACAATCGAAGAACAGTAAGAAAATATCCGATTTTCTTTTGGAACGTGGTATTGCAACAGGTCATTACTATCCATGTCCACTTCATTTACAGAAGGCGTTCCGTTCTTTAGGTTATAAAAATGGCGATTTACCAGTAGCTGAAAACCTTGCGAACCATTCATTAGCTTTACCCCTCTTTCCTGAGTTAACAAATAATCAACAGCAATACATTATATCTTGTATTCAAGACTTTGGAAGGTTAAAATCGAGGTTATCAAAATAA
- a CDS encoding glycosyltransferase, whose translation MKWFYLDQSLFTDMIADALVKAGMSVRTSDKYEDSNSLQSKLEMFKPDVILTSGWNNAHTEANFKTIRNYCNNSDAFYVHWSFEDPLHTETWSKFIVNTGRPDYMFTHDYDSTEMYRRIGIPSSYLPFACHPDWQKAHIPLEEFSSDISLIATYKPWIDTEESYRIKSLKKLLYPLIENGFEVNVWGPGWLEHRNQLSFEIPEKCLRGPIDYKDISKVYSSSKIVLGIQNADGLLTQRTYESLASGAFLLTTDSPSVHRHFTVGKHLITSMNPEETVQLVNFYLKNKQKRKAISTRGKAYVHEHHTYVHRIEEMVKKIKPYLKPKKLNSSSTLIQNPLPVEQMNSQLQTNKFILSERRPKRIIIKKDMINENFKMKSTKLTLTLPNSPVVRNPVLHCHFLLNDLSDNMIIQGYTPELSSRIMTLKAESSFNNEYYFDITELIKQMIESSNTNFGISLQPSVKIFTPQITLN comes from the coding sequence ATGAAGTGGTTCTACTTAGATCAATCGCTTTTTACTGATATGATTGCAGACGCATTAGTAAAAGCAGGAATGTCAGTTCGAACTTCAGATAAATATGAAGATTCTAATTCTCTACAAAGTAAATTAGAAATGTTTAAACCTGATGTCATTCTTACTAGTGGGTGGAACAATGCTCATACAGAGGCAAATTTTAAAACCATAAGAAATTATTGCAATAATAGTGATGCTTTTTATGTGCACTGGTCTTTCGAAGACCCTCTTCACACAGAAACTTGGTCCAAATTTATTGTGAATACTGGTAGGCCAGATTACATGTTTACACATGATTATGATTCTACCGAAATGTATCGTCGTATTGGAATCCCTTCATCTTATTTACCTTTTGCATGTCATCCAGATTGGCAAAAAGCTCATATTCCACTTGAAGAATTTAGTTCAGATATATCCTTAATAGCTACTTACAAACCTTGGATTGATACAGAAGAATCTTACAGAATAAAATCTTTAAAAAAATTACTATATCCTCTCATTGAGAATGGTTTCGAAGTAAATGTATGGGGACCTGGTTGGCTTGAGCATCGTAACCAGCTTTCATTTGAGATACCTGAAAAATGTTTGCGTGGTCCAATTGATTACAAGGATATATCGAAAGTTTATAGCTCCTCAAAAATCGTTCTAGGCATACAAAACGCAGATGGGCTACTCACACAAAGAACATATGAGAGTTTGGCAAGCGGTGCATTTTTATTAACCACAGATTCTCCCTCTGTTCACCGCCATTTCACTGTAGGAAAACATCTCATTACTAGCATGAATCCAGAAGAGACAGTCCAGCTTGTTAATTTTTATCTTAAAAACAAACAAAAAAGGAAAGCTATTTCAACGAGAGGGAAAGCGTATGTACATGAGCATCATACTTATGTCCATCGAATTGAAGAGATGGTAAAGAAAATTAAACCTTATCTAAAACCCAAAAAACTAAATTCGAGTTCAACATTAATTCAGAATCCCCTTCCAGTAGAGCAAATGAATAGTCAACTACAAACCAATAAATTCATTTTATCTGAGAGAAGACCAAAACGCATCATTATAAAAAAAGACATGATTAATGAGAATTTTAAAATGAAATCAACAAAATTAACTCTTACTTTACCCAATTCACCAGTAGTTAGAAATCCTGTTTTACATTGTCATTTTCTTCTTAATGATTTGTCAGATAACATGATTATTCAGGGATACACTCCCGAGCTTTCAAGCCGCATTATGACTTTAAAGGCTGAATCATCATTTAATAACGAATACTACTTTGATATAACTGAATTAATTAAACAAATGATCGAATCAAGTAATACAAATTTCGGAATAAGCTTACAACCTTCAGTAAAAATCTTTACTCCTCAAATCACTCTCAACTAA